Below is a genomic region from Thermithiobacillus tepidarius DSM 3134.
GCAATCGCAAATTCGCCGCGTCATCGCGGCTGCTCTGCTGGGCAGGCTGGGGGAGGAGGAAACGCTGGCCCTGCTGCAGCACTGGATGGATCACTACGCGGCCGGCGCCGAAGCGAAGCTGACGTTTGCCCTGTTGGATTTCCTGCGCGTGGGCGTGGGCACGCGCTTCGGCGCCGAGGAGCGCCGACGCATCTATCAGGAGATGGTGGCCGGCCTGGCCAAGCCCCTCGCCGAGTTGGGCCCGGACCTGTGGGCGGAGCGCGGGCCTTCGGCGCAGCCCGCGCTCATGGACGCGGTGTCGGATGAGCTGCTCGCGGTGCGGCGCCAGATGATGGGCGTGGCCGCGCAACCTCAGGCGGCGCGGCCGACGGCGCCGTTGCCCCGTCCGGCTGCGAGTGCCGCCCCGGCGCCTGCGCAGCCGGCGCCCGCCGCCGCTGTTCCCCAGCCCCCGCAGCCGCCGTCGGCCGCGCCGAAGCGGCAGGCCCAGGCCGCTGCCGCCAGCGCCGCCCAGCGGGACGCCCAAGAGCCCGACGCTCCGGCGGCAAAGCCGGCCAAGACCGGCAAAGCCGGGAAAGGGGATGCGCTGTACGGCCTGGACGAGGCGGTCTTCCGCGACATCTTCCTCAACCACGACTGAAGCCGCGCCGTTGGCTGTCCATAACAACTAGACCATCCAGGAAAGAACATGCCGAAATCCGCTCTCACCCGCAGCTTCCTGAAGCGCTACGTGCCGCTCTTCACGCTGAACGCGCTGATCATTCTGAGCATCATCGGGGCCAGCCAGTACATCCTGATCAAGTACTACGACCAGGACAAAATGGCGCTGGTGCGCAACGAGTTCACGGAAATGCAGACCCTCTACGGGCGACAGGCGCTGAGCATGGCGCAGACGCTGGCGCAGAATCCGGAGATCATCCGCGCTTTCCAGATGGCGCCTTCCGCGGAGCAGCGGGCCGTGTTCACCCGGCAGGCCGGCGACATCTATGAGACGCTCAGGGCGGAATACAAGCGTCCCCTGATCAACTTCCATGGTCAGGATCAGGTGCTGTATCGCCTGTCCAAACGGGACATGTTCGGCGACAGCCTGCCGCGCCGGCCCCACCTCTTCCACGCCCTGCGCACCGGCGAGCCCGGCGCGTCCCTGGAAATCCTGAAGCTCGGCTTCGCCATGAACGGCCTGGCGCCCGTAATCGCGCCGACCGCGACGGGGAATGCGGTCTTCGGCGTGGTGCAGGTGAGCCTGCCCTTCTCCGAGCTGTACAAGAAGATCCGGAACAACATCCCGGGCTCGCAGATCGCGGTGCTGGTGGAGACCAAGCGCACCACCGCGCAGGTGGAGAAGACCGAAGGCAAGCAGCTCGGCCGGATGACCCTGGCGCATGCCAGCACGCCGGCGCTGGAAAGCTATGTGTCCGACCATGCCGAGACCCTGAGCGACGGCTATACCGGCTATGCCCGGCTGGAAGGGCAGCTGTACCGGATTTTCGTGCAGAAGATCCCCGGTTTCCAGGGCAATTCGGTGGGCCTGCTCGTGTTCGGCTACAACGTCGACGACGTGGTGCGCTACACCATGATCGCCGTGGGTGCTTCCCTGGCTTTCGTGATCCTGTCCTTCCTGGTCATCGGCTGGGTGCTGGAACGTTTCGTGGAGCGCAAGATCATCGATCCGGTGACCGGACTGGCGGTGCGCGTGCGCGACATCTCCATGGGCAAGCAGCTGGAGCAGGCCATCCACGAAACCGAGAGCAACGAGATCGGCACCATCCAGGCAGCCGCCGAGCGCCTGCGCAAAACCCTGTTGAACATGCTCAAGCACATACAAAAATAAGCCAGTGCAGCGGGCCTGGCCCGCGGCTGTTCAACGGGGTGTTTCAAGGCGGAGCCGGTTGCTCCGCCTTTTTGTTTGGTGGTCTGGGGCTGGGTGGGGTGGGGGTGGGGATGTGCTTGGGGCCGGCACGTGCCCACGCTCCGCAGACCCGCTCCCGCCGGGAGCGGGCAGGGTGAGGGCCAGCGGGGGCGATCCCCGTCGGTTCGCGCGGGCCGTGCCGCTGCCCGTGGTGGTAGGAGCGGGCTTGCCCGCTATAACGGTGCCGCTCGATCAACCCGATCGCGGGCAAGCCCGCTCCTACAGCCGGGGCGCGACAGCGGGGTGGTCCGTGTGGCGTTCGGGCGGCGCCGCGGCTCCCCCAAGCCCCGCATGCCTTGCTGGGGCAGCGCGCAGGCGCACCCCGGGCGCCCTCTTCACGGGAACGGGCGGGGTGTTTGGGCGGCGTTGCGTAGTCGCTTAGCCGGTGCGGGGCTCGCCTGCTGCGGGGATATCCGGGTCCAGCAGTTCGATCCAGTGCCGCACGGCCATGTCGGTGCCGCCTTGCAGGTGGGTCAGGCAGCCGATATTGGCGGTGGCGATGAGGGCCGGGGCGCCCGCTTGCAGGGCGGCGAGCTTGTCGTCGCGCAGTTGCCGGGACAAGTCCGGCTGCAGGATGGAGTAGGTGCCGGCTGAGCCGCAGCAGAGATGGGCGTCGGGCACGGGCGTGAGCTCGAAGCCGGCGCGGGTCAGGATGTCCTCCACCAGGTTGGGCAGCTTCTGGCCGTGCTGCAGGGTGCAGGGGGCGTGGAAGGCGATGCGCCGTGGCCCGGCGGGTACCTGCAGCGGGGTGAGGTCCTCGGCTGTCAGGATCTCGCCGATGTCGCGGGTCAGCGCGCTGATGCGCGCGGCCTTGGCGGCGTAGGCCGGGTCATGGCGCAGCAGGTGGCCATACTCCTTGACCAAGGCCCCGCAGCCGCTTGCGGTCATGACGATGGCCTCGGCCCCGCTCTCCACCGCCGGCCACCAGGCGTCGATGTTGCGGCGCATGAAGTCCAGGCCCTCGTCGTGGGCGGCGAGGTGATAACTCACCGCGCCGCAACAGCCGGCGCCCGGCGCGCGCAGCAGGCTGATGCCCAAGCGATCCAGCACCCGCGCCGCGGCGGCATTGATGTTGGGGGCGAGCCCCGGTTGCGCGCAGCCGTCCAGCACCAGCATGCGGCGGGCGTGGCGCGGGGCGGGCCAGGGACCGGGGTCCTGGCGCGGCGGCACCGCGGCGCGCAGGCGGGTGGGCAAGAGGGGCCGGAACCACTGGCCGAAACGCAGCAGCGGCGTGAAGCGGCGGGGATAGGGGATGACCCGGCGTAACGCCTGGCGCAGCAGGCGTTCGCGCCAAGGCCGGGCGACCCGTTCCTCCACCAGCTCCCGGCCGATGTCCGCCAGGCGGCCGTACTGCACGCCGGACGGGCAGGTGCTTTCGCAGGCGCGGCAGGTGAGGCAGCGGTCCAGGTGGCTCTGGGTCTTGCGGCTGGGTGTTGCGCCCTCCAGCACCTGCTTGATGAGGTAGATGCGCCCGCGCGGGCCGTCCAGCTCGTCGCCGAGAAGCTGGTAGGTGGGGCAGGTGGCGGTGCAGAAGCCGCAGTGCACGCAGGCGCGCAGGATGCTCTCCGCCTCCTGGCCGGCCGGGGTCTGCTTGAAATGGTCGGTGAGTTGCGTCTGCATGTCAGAAATCCGCGTAGAGGCGGCCGGGGTTGAGGATGCCCGCGGGGTCGAAGGCTGCTTTCAGGCGCCGGTGCAGGGCGGCGAGGGCCGGCGGCAGGGGCTGGAAGACCTCGCCCCGGCGCTCGCCGCCGCGAAAGCCGCTCGCATGGCCGCCGGCCTCACGGGCTGAGTCCTGCACGGCGGCCGCCGGCAGATCCGTGCGCAGCCAGCGCTGCGCCCCGCCCCAGTCGATGAGCCAGCGGCCCGGCAGATCGAGCAGGGGCGCGGCCGGGGGCACGGACAGGCGCCAGAGGGGCGTGTCGCCGGCGAAGAAATCGTGTTGCTGCTCGCGGATGGCCTGCCAGAAGGCCGCGCCGTCGGCCAGAGGCTCGCCCCCCAGCCTTGCCTGGGCCGCCCGCACGCCGGCGACGCTGCCGCTCAGGCGCAGGTAGAGGCGCTCGCCGTCGTGCACGGCGCCGGCCAGGGGCAGGGGCTGTCCGGCCCAGCGGTTCGCCTCGCTGATGGCGCGGGCCGGGTCGTAATCGAAGATCAGGGTCTCTTCAAGCGCCGGCCGGGGCAGGACCTTGAGCGAGACCTCCAGCAGCACGCCCAGGGTGCCCAGCGCTCCGGCCATGAGCCGGGCGACGTCGAAGCCCGCCACGTTCTTCATCACCTCGCCGCCGAAGCGCAGGATCTCGCCCTGGCCATTGATGATCTTCACGCCGAGGACGAAGTCGCGGGCCGACCCGGTGTAGGGCCGCCTTGGCCCCGACAGTCCGCTGGCGATGGCGCCGCCCAGGGTGGCGCCGGGGCCGAAGTGCGGCGGCTCGAAGGGCAGGAACTGGCCGTGTTCGGCCAGGAGCGCCTCGATCTCGACGAGCGGCGTGCCGGCGCGGGCGCTGAGCACGAGCTCAGTGGGCTGGTAATTGACGATGCCGCAATGGCCGCCGAGCGCCAGGATCTCGCCGCTGGCCTCGCGGCCGTAGAAGTGCTTGCTGCCGCCGCCGCGGATCTGCAGCGCGGTCTGGCTCGCGCTCGCCTCGCGGACGCGGGCCTGGAGTTCCAGGGATTGGTCGGCATCCATCAGAAGCGCTCCAGCTCGGAGAAGGGCAGGCGGCCGGCGTGCACGTGCATGGCGCCGAACTCGGCGCAGCGGTGCAGGGTGGGCACGGCCTTGCCCGGGTTGAGGAGGCCCGCGGGATCGAAGGCGTGCTTGACGGCATGGAATTGCGCCAGTTCCGCCGCGGCGAACTGGCTGCACATGGGCGCGAGCTTCTCCACGCCCACGCCGTGCTCGCCGGTCACGGTGCCGCCCACGGCCACGCAGAGCTCCAGGATCTGGCGGCCGAATGCCTCGGTGCGCTCCAGCTCGCCGGGCTGGTTGGCGTCGAAGAGGATGAGGGGGTGCAGGTTGCCGTCGCCGGCGTGGAAGACGTTGGCCACCGGCAGGCCGTACTCGGCGGACAGGCGCGCGATCTCCTGCAGCACCTCGGGCAGGCGGAAGCGCGGGATGGTGCCGTCCATGCAGTAGTAATCCGGGCTCAGGCGGCCCACCGCCGGGAAGGCGGCCTTGCGCCCGGCCCAAAGCTTCTGCCGCTCCGCCTCGGTCTCGGCGCTGCGCACCTCGGTGGCGCCGCACGCCCGCAGCAGTTCGCGCACCTGGAAAATCTGCTCGGAGACCTCGGCGTTGGCTCCGTCCAGCTCGCAAAGCAGGATGGCGGCGGCGTCCGTCGGATAGCCCGCGTGCACGAAGGCCTCGGCGGCGCGGATGGCCGGGTTGTCCATCATCTCCAGGCCGCCGGGGATGATGCCGGCGGCGATGATGGCGCCCACCGCCTCGCCGGCCTTGGCCACGTCGTCGAAGGCGGCGAGCAGCACCTGGGCGCGCTCGGGCTTGGGCAGGAGCTTGACCGTGACCTCCACGATGACGCCCAGCAGGCCCTCCGAGCCGGTCATCAGCGCCAGCAGGTCGTAGCCGGGCGTGTCCAGGGCCTTGCCGCCGAGCTCCAGCAGCTCGCCGTCCATGGTGACGATCTTGAGCCCCAGCACGTTGTGCACCGTGAGGCCGTACTTCAGGCAGTGCACGCCGCCGGAGTTCTCCGCCACGTTGCCGCCGATGGTGCAGGCGATCTGCGAGGAAGGGTCCGGCGCGTAGTAGAGGCCGCAGGGGGCGGCGGCCTGGGAGATGGCGAGGTTGCACACCCCCGGCTGCACCCGCGCCACGCGGTTTTCGGTGTCGATCTCCAGGATGCGCTTGAACTTGGCGAGGCTCAGCAGCACGCCGTCAGCCAGCGGCAGGGCGCCCCCCGACAACCCCGTCCCCGCCCCGCGCGCCACCACCGGCACTTGGCGCTCGTGGCAGAGCTTCAGCACCTGCTGCACCTGCTCGACGGTCTCGGGCAGGCAGACGACGAGCGGCAGCTCGCGGTAGGCGGAGAGCCCGTCGCACTCGTAGGGGCGCAAGTCCTCAGCCTCGAAGAGCACCGATTCCGCGGGCATGAAGCGGCGCAAGTCGCGGACCAGGGCCGCGCGGTCGGGGGAAGGGGTTGGGGTGGAGGTGGCGTGCATTCTTATTATTTTACCTTGGCTTGGGTGGAATGACTATTTGCTGATCTTGATTGCTCCGGCAGCTTGGGCTGAGCGGGCGAAGCCTGGCATCCGGGCAGCCCAACGGGTTCGGTGCATTCCAAGGAGCGGGTTGCGCCCGCGACTGTGATTAGGTGTCGGAGGCTGCCCTGCCGCCGGCCCGCCAGGCTTGGCACGGCACCGCAGCCGCCCCGGATACTGCTCCCTTTGAGAGCGGGCCGGGTCAGTGTGGGCCAAGGCCCCGTTGCGCGGGCCACCAAGGCCGTAGGAGCGAGCTGGCTCGCGATTTCTTGACAAATCTATACAGCGGATCGCGAGCCAGCTCGCTCCTACGTTCCGTGAATCAGTGTGGCCCAGGCCGCCGGGGCGCGTTTTGCCCGCTCCCATGTCTGCATCCTTCCCGTCAATCCTTGATCTCCGCAAAGCGCCGATACACCACTGCCAGGGTCTCATCCTCCCCCACGTTCCCCGGAAAGATCACCACCGGCAGGTCCGGGAAGCGCGGGTGGCCGGCGGGGCAGCGGACCACGGAGCAGCCGGGCGCCACCTGGCCGAGCACCCGGGCGGTGCGCAGGCACAGGGCGTCGCTCAGCACATCGTTGGAGGTGATGCCGCCCTTGCTGATGAGAAAGCCGATTTCCGCGGGGAGATTGCGCACGACGTCCATCAGCAGGCCGGAGACCTCTTCGCCGAAGGCGAGCCGCGCAGCCTGGTCGGGGAACTGCCGTTCCTGGCGGCTGGTATAGACGACGGCGGTCTGGCCGGCGGCGAAGCCGCGCTCGACCTGTTTCAGCACGTTCGCCAGCACCGTCGCCCGTTCGGCGGGCAGCCGGCCGACGTCCACCTCCACGTCCGTCACCCCGGGCTCGGCGAGCAGGTGTGCCAATTGGCGGCTGGATTTGGCCACGTGGGAGCCGACGATGACC
It encodes:
- the glcE gene encoding glycolate oxidase subunit GlcE, encoding MDADQSLELQARVREASASQTALQIRGGGSKHFYGREASGEILALGGHCGIVNYQPTELVLSARAGTPLVEIEALLAEHGQFLPFEPPHFGPGATLGGAIASGLSGPRRPYTGSARDFVLGVKIINGQGEILRFGGEVMKNVAGFDVARLMAGALGTLGVLLEVSLKVLPRPALEETLIFDYDPARAISEANRWAGQPLPLAGAVHDGERLYLRLSGSVAGVRAAQARLGGEPLADGAAFWQAIREQQHDFFAGDTPLWRLSVPPAAPLLDLPGRWLIDWGGAQRWLRTDLPAAAVQDSAREAGGHASGFRGGERRGEVFQPLPPALAALHRRLKAAFDPAGILNPGRLYADF
- the glcF gene encoding glycolate oxidase subunit GlcF is translated as MQTQLTDHFKQTPAGQEAESILRACVHCGFCTATCPTYQLLGDELDGPRGRIYLIKQVLEGATPSRKTQSHLDRCLTCRACESTCPSGVQYGRLADIGRELVEERVARPWRERLLRQALRRVIPYPRRFTPLLRFGQWFRPLLPTRLRAAVPPRQDPGPWPAPRHARRMLVLDGCAQPGLAPNINAAAARVLDRLGISLLRAPGAGCCGAVSYHLAAHDEGLDFMRRNIDAWWPAVESGAEAIVMTASGCGALVKEYGHLLRHDPAYAAKAARISALTRDIGEILTAEDLTPLQVPAGPRRIAFHAPCTLQHGQKLPNLVEDILTRAGFELTPVPDAHLCCGSAGTYSILQPDLSRQLRDDKLAALQAGAPALIATANIGCLTHLQGGTDMAVRHWIELLDPDIPAAGEPRTG
- a CDS encoding cache domain-containing protein codes for the protein MPKSALTRSFLKRYVPLFTLNALIILSIIGASQYILIKYYDQDKMALVRNEFTEMQTLYGRQALSMAQTLAQNPEIIRAFQMAPSAEQRAVFTRQAGDIYETLRAEYKRPLINFHGQDQVLYRLSKRDMFGDSLPRRPHLFHALRTGEPGASLEILKLGFAMNGLAPVIAPTATGNAVFGVVQVSLPFSELYKKIRNNIPGSQIAVLVETKRTTAQVEKTEGKQLGRMTLAHASTPALESYVSDHAETLSDGYTGYARLEGQLYRIFVQKIPGFQGNSVGLLVFGYNVDDVVRYTMIAVGASLAFVILSFLVIGWVLERFVERKIIDPVTGLAVRVRDISMGKQLEQAIHETESNEIGTIQAAAERLRKTLLNMLKHIQK
- a CDS encoding FAD-linked oxidase C-terminal domain-containing protein, with protein sequence MHATSTPTPSPDRAALVRDLRRFMPAESVLFEAEDLRPYECDGLSAYRELPLVVCLPETVEQVQQVLKLCHERQVPVVARGAGTGLSGGALPLADGVLLSLAKFKRILEIDTENRVARVQPGVCNLAISQAAAPCGLYYAPDPSSQIACTIGGNVAENSGGVHCLKYGLTVHNVLGLKIVTMDGELLELGGKALDTPGYDLLALMTGSEGLLGVIVEVTVKLLPKPERAQVLLAAFDDVAKAGEAVGAIIAAGIIPGGLEMMDNPAIRAAEAFVHAGYPTDAAAILLCELDGANAEVSEQIFQVRELLRACGATEVRSAETEAERQKLWAGRKAAFPAVGRLSPDYYCMDGTIPRFRLPEVLQEIARLSAEYGLPVANVFHAGDGNLHPLILFDANQPGELERTEAFGRQILELCVAVGGTVTGEHGVGVEKLAPMCSQFAAAELAQFHAVKHAFDPAGLLNPGKAVPTLHRCAEFGAMHVHAGRLPFSELERF